In Pseudomonas asiatica, the following are encoded in one genomic region:
- a CDS encoding DUF2066 domain-containing protein: MRLFNILAAGCLALISASAQAENVTGLYQVREPVTGQGAEARAAATIQALDTLVTRLTGDPKAAQSPALAALRKDPQQIINQVASEAGPPESVLVEFDPGSTERALRKAGLALWGSNRPSILGWWLNDSVEGSNLVGDGQASAQPLRRAAQHRGLPLRLPLADLQEQLVANAEQIEGSDPAALREASGRYGADALLAVHAREADGKWQGKWQLWLGDQREQGTAEGADPAALADAVMLALSSRLAPRYVTRPGASSQLQVQVQGMNLQRYAELARVLEPYGPRLQMAEGSTLTYGVTANREQLRAQLGLAKLQEVPVEQAPAVQPPPAPADAAGAGQPVPAQPAPKPFDGLRFRW, translated from the coding sequence ATGCGTCTCTTCAATATTCTGGCAGCCGGTTGTCTGGCCCTGATCTCGGCCAGTGCCCAGGCTGAAAATGTCACCGGCCTTTACCAGGTGCGCGAGCCGGTCACAGGGCAGGGCGCCGAAGCCCGTGCCGCGGCTACCATCCAGGCTCTCGATACCCTGGTAACGCGCCTGACCGGCGACCCCAAGGCGGCGCAAAGCCCGGCATTGGCCGCTTTGCGCAAGGACCCGCAGCAAATCATCAACCAGGTCGCCAGCGAAGCCGGGCCACCCGAATCGGTGCTGGTCGAGTTCGACCCTGGCAGTACCGAGCGGGCCTTGCGCAAGGCCGGCCTGGCCTTGTGGGGCAGCAACCGCCCCTCGATCCTCGGATGGTGGCTGAACGACAGTGTCGAAGGCAGCAACCTGGTAGGTGACGGCCAGGCCAGCGCCCAACCCCTGCGTCGTGCCGCCCAGCACCGTGGCCTGCCGTTGCGCCTGCCGCTGGCCGACCTGCAGGAGCAACTGGTGGCCAATGCCGAGCAGATCGAAGGCAGTGACCCTGCGGCGCTGCGCGAAGCCTCAGGGCGCTACGGTGCCGATGCCTTGCTGGCGGTGCATGCCCGGGAAGCCGATGGCAAATGGCAGGGCAAATGGCAGCTTTGGCTGGGCGACCAGCGTGAACAAGGCACTGCCGAAGGTGCCGACCCGGCAGCGCTGGCCGACGCCGTGATGCTGGCGCTCAGCAGCCGCCTGGCGCCGCGCTACGTCACCCGCCCGGGGGCCAGCAGCCAGTTGCAGGTGCAAGTGCAGGGGATGAACCTGCAGCGCTACGCCGAACTGGCCCGCGTGCTCGAACCCTACGGCCCGCGGCTGCAAATGGCCGAAGGCAGCACCCTGACCTACGGCGTGACTGCCAACCGCGAACAGTTGCGTGCCCAGCTTGGCCTGGCCAAGCTGCAGGAAGTACCGGTAGAGCAGGCGCCCGCTGTGCAGCCCCCTCCAGCTCCGGCAGACGCTGCCGGGGCCGGGCAACCAGTGCCGGCCCAGC